In Flavobacterium endoglycinae, one DNA window encodes the following:
- a CDS encoding Crp/Fnr family transcriptional regulator, which translates to MEISIILDQIHELPEKSKLALQNNISEISFPKGHILLKANKVESNIYFIKKGLVRAYIQRDNEVTFWFGKEGETVISMKSYVEEQPGYENIELLEDCELYELKTNNLKKLFSEDVHIANWGRKFAEKELIKTEERLISKQFKNASERYLELMQNHPELIQRVQLGHIASYLGITQVSLSRIRAELK; encoded by the coding sequence ATGGAAATTTCCATTATTCTTGATCAAATACACGAACTGCCAGAAAAATCTAAACTGGCACTTCAGAATAATATTTCAGAAATCTCTTTTCCGAAAGGACATATATTACTCAAAGCCAATAAAGTAGAATCGAATATTTATTTTATAAAAAAAGGATTGGTAAGGGCGTATATTCAAAGAGATAATGAAGTTACTTTTTGGTTTGGAAAAGAAGGTGAAACCGTAATTTCGATGAAAAGTTATGTTGAAGAACAGCCTGGATATGAAAACATTGAACTTCTGGAAGATTGTGAACTTTATGAACTCAAAACCAATAACCTAAAAAAACTGTTCAGCGAAGATGTTCATATCGCGAATTGGGGAAGAAAATTTGCCGAAAAAGAGCTCATCAAAACCGAAGAACGTTTGATTTCAAAACAATTCAAAAATGCATCAGAACGGTATCTAGAATTGATGCAAAACCATCCCGAACTGATTCAAAGAGTGCAACTCGGACATATCGCTTCTTATTTAGGAATTACGCAAGTCAGCTTAAGCAGAATTCGAGCAGAATTGAAATAA
- a CDS encoding DMT family transporter — protein MNWIILIIAGLFEVAFASCLGKAKTTTGTEMYYWYIGFLISLTVSMLLLMKATETLPLGTAYAVWTGIGAVGTVLVGIFVFKEPAAFWRLFFLATLVGSIVGLKAVSH, from the coding sequence ATGAACTGGATTATTTTAATCATTGCAGGCTTATTTGAAGTAGCTTTCGCCTCGTGTCTTGGAAAAGCAAAAACCACAACCGGAACCGAAATGTACTATTGGTATATTGGTTTCTTGATTTCTCTAACCGTAAGTATGCTTTTATTAATGAAAGCAACCGAAACTCTTCCTCTTGGAACTGCATACGCTGTCTGGACTGGAATTGGAGCTGTTGGAACTGTTTTAGTCGGCATTTTTGTTTTTAAAGAACCTGCAGCTTTCTGGAGATTGTTTTTCTTAGCGACTTTGGTTGGTTCTATCGTTGGTTTAAAAGCGGTTTCGCACTAA
- a CDS encoding GNAT family N-acetyltransferase, with product MTFSHIIRSFEELTNHEMYNMLRMRSEVFVVEQTCVYLDLDNKDQKSYHLLYYTDNELAGVTRLVPAGISYPEISIGRVVIAPSHRGLGLGVKLMEASIAGCEEKFGKADIRISAQYHLSKFYQSLGFVEQGEVYDEDGIPHIEMLRS from the coding sequence ATGACATTCAGCCATATCATCAGATCATTTGAAGAATTAACCAATCACGAAATGTACAATATGCTTCGAATGAGGAGCGAAGTTTTTGTAGTCGAACAAACTTGTGTCTATTTGGATTTAGACAATAAAGACCAGAAAAGTTATCATTTATTATATTATACTGATAATGAACTCGCTGGCGTAACACGTTTGGTTCCAGCTGGAATTTCGTATCCTGAAATTTCAATCGGACGTGTTGTAATTGCACCTTCACACCGCGGATTAGGTTTAGGAGTAAAACTGATGGAAGCTTCCATCGCGGGCTGTGAAGAAAAATTTGGAAAAGCAGATATCCGAATTAGTGCGCAATATCATTTATCCAAATTCTATCAATCGCTAGGATTTGTTGAACAAGGCGAAGTTTACGATGAAGATGGAATTCCGCATATCGAAATGTTACGGTCTTAA
- a CDS encoding LysR family transcriptional regulator, with protein sequence MDLQQIKYFLALASELHFWNTAGKMNITQSALSRQIQSLENQLGVQLFERNKRNVKLTAAGQFLKEKWEVEMSKLEFIHQSARQIQLGESGTITISHPDSISASIMPDILSRISAAFPKLKIKLVQVLYENQQDFLRNYKIDLAITRDINNAKDIRSEKIHTDHLAIVVPENHPYQTPADLTKETLASQKFILPTNDEGSSYSDLIQRLFNSFENAPEAYLHSEFGSAIIALVRKGLGIAILPDSYLFHGISGIRFIKLPLETDLYINWRTEDHNPVLGNVLKLIIP encoded by the coding sequence ATGGATTTACAGCAGATTAAATATTTTTTGGCTCTTGCCAGCGAACTTCATTTCTGGAATACTGCCGGAAAAATGAATATTACACAATCAGCACTCAGCCGTCAGATTCAGTCTCTTGAAAACCAGCTTGGGGTGCAGTTGTTTGAGCGTAACAAACGCAATGTAAAACTTACTGCTGCAGGCCAGTTTTTAAAAGAAAAATGGGAGGTCGAAATGAGTAAACTCGAATTTATTCATCAATCGGCCCGCCAGATTCAGCTAGGAGAGAGCGGTACGATTACTATTTCTCATCCTGATTCTATTTCGGCTTCGATTATGCCGGATATTTTATCGCGTATTTCAGCGGCTTTTCCTAAACTTAAAATCAAATTGGTTCAGGTTCTTTACGAAAACCAACAGGATTTTCTGCGTAATTATAAAATCGACCTTGCCATTACCAGAGATATTAATAATGCGAAAGACATTCGTTCAGAAAAAATCCACACCGATCATTTAGCCATTGTGGTTCCAGAGAATCATCCATATCAAACTCCCGCTGATCTTACGAAAGAAACACTTGCTTCTCAAAAGTTTATTCTGCCTACTAATGATGAAGGAAGCAGTTACAGCGATCTGATTCAGCGTTTATTCAATTCTTTCGAAAATGCTCCCGAAGCATATCTTCATTCTGAATTTGGATCAGCAATTATTGCTTTGGTTCGAAAAGGACTCGGAATTGCCATTTTGCCGGATTCGTATCTTTTTCACGGAATCTCCGGTATCCGATTTATCAAACTGCCTTTAGAAACCGATTTGTATATCAACTGGAGAACCGAAGACCATAATCCTGTTTTAGGCAATGTTCTAAAATTGATTATTCCGTAA
- a CDS encoding GNAT family N-acetyltransferase, with protein MNTLKITKASTNDVIQLQAIGRQTFSETFADANSEENMNKYLDKSFAREKLTAELNNPSSYFYLAVLDEKVVGYLKLNTGDAQTEKESADALEIERIYVAKEFHGKKVAQALYAQAEHTAEELKASYMWLGVWEKNFRAVSFYTKNGFVQFDTHIFKLGDDEQTDLMMKKVLI; from the coding sequence ATGAATACACTAAAAATAACCAAAGCCAGTACAAATGATGTAATACAATTACAAGCCATTGGCAGACAAACTTTTTCTGAAACTTTTGCTGATGCAAACAGTGAAGAAAACATGAATAAATATTTGGATAAAAGCTTCGCTCGTGAAAAACTAACAGCTGAACTTAACAATCCTTCCTCCTATTTTTATTTAGCTGTATTAGATGAAAAAGTAGTTGGTTATTTAAAACTGAATACTGGCGATGCACAGACCGAAAAAGAATCAGCTGATGCGTTGGAAATCGAACGCATTTATGTGGCAAAAGAATTTCACGGAAAAAAAGTCGCACAAGCATTATACGCGCAGGCAGAACATACCGCTGAAGAATTAAAAGCGTCGTATATGTGGCTTGGGGTTTGGGAAAAGAATTTCAGAGCAGTAAGTTTCTATACTAAAAATGGTTTTGTACAATTTGATACTCATATTTTTAAATTGGGAGATGACGAACAAACAGATTTAATGATGAAAAAAGTATTGATTTAA
- a CDS encoding DMT family transporter has protein sequence MERRQLLLILLIIGTAFWGISYSITKMAIGDYSPNTFLFYRFLLAVIVLSIIFWKYVKNTTIEAVKTGAILAFPMFLGIQLQTVGLKYTDASQCSFIAGLTVIIIPLLKLAVYRTNTSLKIWIAALTALTGLFIIAIQDKFTINLGDLFTIAGAFAFAVYLIAVEKHSAAKNLLYSIVPMFAFCALFTFCLALTDSKSNWLPENNTFWMGVIYCALFSTAYMYTVSNISQRYLSAERVAVIYLFEPVFGAIGAFFILGENLSWRLLLGGSLIFAGTIISEVNFSSRLKIINRKSS, from the coding sequence ATGGAAAGAAGACAGCTTTTATTGATTCTGCTGATTATAGGCACAGCATTTTGGGGAATTTCATATTCGATTACCAAAATGGCTATTGGAGATTATTCGCCAAACACTTTTTTATTTTATCGTTTTTTGCTGGCCGTAATTGTATTAAGCATTATTTTTTGGAAATACGTTAAAAACACGACTATAGAAGCTGTAAAAACCGGAGCTATTCTAGCTTTTCCTATGTTTTTAGGTATTCAGCTGCAAACGGTTGGGCTTAAATATACTGATGCTTCTCAATGTTCTTTTATTGCGGGATTAACTGTAATTATTATTCCGTTATTAAAACTGGCGGTTTACAGAACCAATACGTCTTTAAAAATCTGGATTGCCGCTTTAACCGCTTTAACAGGTTTGTTTATTATTGCTATTCAAGATAAATTTACCATAAACTTAGGTGATTTATTTACAATTGCCGGAGCATTTGCTTTTGCGGTTTACTTAATTGCTGTGGAAAAACATTCGGCTGCAAAGAATCTTTTGTATTCAATTGTTCCCATGTTCGCATTTTGTGCCCTGTTTACTTTTTGCCTCGCGCTTACAGATTCTAAATCCAATTGGTTACCTGAAAACAATACATTTTGGATGGGCGTGATTTACTGTGCCTTGTTTTCTACTGCATATATGTACACCGTTTCAAACATTTCGCAGCGTTATTTGTCTGCAGAACGTGTGGCGGTTATTTATTTGTTTGAACCAGTATTTGGTGCCATTGGAGCTTTCTTTATTTTAGGTGAAAACCTTTCCTGGCGCCTGCTTTTGGGCGGAAGTTTAATTTTTGCAGGAACCATTATTTCAGAAGTAAATTTTAGTTCCAGATTGAAAATAATCAACCGAAAATCGTCTTAA
- a CDS encoding helix-turn-helix transcriptional regulator, with protein sequence MLEKRSILIGCDDTLVLTRVLNILASMSDFAFSTISVTRASDLNSTIDSLQPDLIILCFKKNQAIIQDSSFNSEHLDIPILCLTQSNECESSCWSKNCIVFTYSFNHLNNADFLIYRIRSIFLLKKTTSKTKTLSFAEAAYQRNDVSYTKELSHYVMELDQKVEVLKKVKERISYLFPNVNDSIRQELMSIVNSIKAVANDNKLWDDFKIYFEQSNPNFLLTLARKHPSLSSKDLKYCCYIKMNMSNNDITNLLGINQDSVRTHKYRLKKKLTLNKDQDIISYLRTVS encoded by the coding sequence ATGCTGGAAAAAAGATCAATATTGATTGGATGTGATGATACTTTGGTATTGACCAGAGTGCTGAACATTCTTGCTTCAATGTCTGATTTTGCTTTTTCAACTATATCAGTAACCAGAGCTTCCGATTTAAACAGTACAATCGATTCTTTACAACCGGATTTGATTATTTTATGTTTCAAAAAAAACCAAGCGATTATTCAGGACAGCAGTTTCAATTCGGAACATCTTGATATTCCAATTTTATGCTTAACGCAGAGTAATGAATGCGAATCATCCTGCTGGTCAAAAAACTGCATTGTTTTTACCTATTCTTTTAACCACCTTAATAATGCTGATTTTTTGATATACAGAATCAGATCGATATTTCTTCTAAAAAAAACAACTTCCAAAACTAAAACCCTTTCTTTTGCAGAAGCAGCTTATCAGAGAAACGATGTCAGCTATACCAAAGAATTAAGTCATTATGTAATGGAACTCGATCAGAAAGTCGAGGTTCTGAAAAAAGTAAAAGAACGTATTTCGTATCTTTTTCCTAATGTAAATGATTCTATTCGTCAGGAATTGATGTCGATCGTAAATTCGATAAAAGCAGTTGCAAACGACAATAAACTCTGGGACGATTTCAAAATCTATTTTGAACAGTCCAATCCTAATTTTCTTCTAACGCTTGCCCGAAAACATCCTTCCTTAAGTTCGAAAGATTTAAAATATTGCTGTTATATCAAGATGAACATGAGCAATAATGACATTACCAATCTTCTGGGCATCAATCAGGACAGCGTACGCACCCACAAATACCGCCTGAAAAAGAAACTCACCCTAAACAAAGACCAAGACATTATTTCCTACTTAAGAACAGTTTCTTAG
- a CDS encoding Pvc16 family protein yields MINDSLWFTSKLLGQFLKNRLAVDDDLTVLNYLVDTSGIFPKNNKNKVVLSLINIEKETNQPFYIRNKQLNDGSYSSFNETERYNLDLLISCNFDDYSESLKTLDVVINFFQVNNYIDATSSSSIPSGLNRLEFEYEKISYHQMHSLWTAMGAKYQPSIIYKIKLIKVQGHETTEIIPGVSQINNTAAP; encoded by the coding sequence ATGATAAATGATTCTTTATGGTTTACGAGTAAATTGCTGGGACAGTTTTTAAAAAACCGTCTTGCTGTCGACGACGATTTAACCGTCTTAAATTATCTTGTCGATACCAGTGGTATATTCCCGAAAAACAATAAAAATAAAGTCGTTTTATCGCTAATTAATATTGAGAAAGAAACCAATCAGCCTTTTTACATTCGAAATAAACAACTGAATGATGGAAGTTATTCGAGTTTCAATGAAACGGAAAGATACAATTTAGATCTTCTCATCAGCTGCAATTTTGACGACTACAGCGAATCTTTAAAAACGCTTGACGTTGTTATTAACTTCTTTCAGGTCAATAATTATATAGATGCCACTTCCTCTTCTTCAATACCATCGGGTTTAAACCGACTTGAATTTGAATATGAGAAAATATCCTATCACCAAATGCACAGTTTATGGACTGCCATGGGAGCGAAATATCAGCCTTCGATTATTTACAAAATAAAACTGATTAAAGTTCAGGGTCATGAAACTACTGAAATTATTCCGGGTGTATCGCAAATCAATAATACGGCAGCGCCATGA